A DNA window from Vibrio cidicii contains the following coding sequences:
- a CDS encoding DUF1249 family protein, with the protein MVQVAVKKPYNVDLAGLMRTYETNYAKLNALLPFQAEVGEVRCYQVANMVYQLTVKEVTKYTTIVEVCQSDEAPVFPLPTMSVRLYHDARVAEVLSSGDHSRFKAKYDYPNDKLMQKDEKHQLNAFLGEWLTFCLKSGISRAPITFKEE; encoded by the coding sequence ATGGTGCAGGTCGCAGTTAAAAAACCGTATAACGTTGATTTGGCTGGGTTAATGAGAACCTACGAAACCAATTATGCCAAATTGAACGCGCTGCTGCCTTTTCAAGCTGAGGTAGGAGAGGTGCGCTGCTACCAAGTGGCCAATATGGTTTATCAACTGACAGTGAAAGAGGTCACAAAATACACCACGATAGTGGAGGTATGTCAGAGTGATGAGGCGCCAGTATTTCCTTTGCCAACGATGTCTGTCAGGCTTTATCACGATGCCAGAGTCGCTGAGGTGCTCTCCAGTGGCGACCACTCCCGTTTTAAAGCGAAATACGACTACCCGAATGACAAGTTAATGCAGAAAGATGAAAAACATCAGCTCAATGCATTTCTCGGTGAATGGCTCACGTTTTGCCTCAAGAGCGGTATCAGTCGAGCGCCAATAACATTTAAAGAAGAATAA
- the parC gene encoding DNA topoisomerase IV subunit A — translation MSTEITYDGVEQLPMRKFTEDAYLNYSMYVIMDRALPYIGDGLKPVQRRIIYAMSELGLSASAKYKKSARTVGDVLGKYHPHGDSACYEAMVLMAQPFSYRYPLVDGQGNWGAPDDPKSFAAMRYTEAKLSKFADVLLGELGQGTVEWQANFDGTMKEPKMLPARLPHILLNGVTGIAVGMATDIPPHNVREVADATIHLIDHPQATLPDLMQFVKGPDYPTEAEITSPASDLEKIYRTGRGSIKMRAVWHKESADIVITALPHQVSGAKLLEQIAGQMRAKKLPMVEDLRDESDHENPTRIVIVPRSNRVDCEQLMNHLFASTDLEKSYRVNLNMIGLDNRPQVKGLVQILAEWIEFRRETVRRRLQYRLDKVLARLHILEGLLIAYLNIDEVIEIIRTEDDPKAVLMARFAITDIQADAILDTKLRHLAKLEEMKIRGEQDELEKERKKLEELLGSERRLNTLLKKEIKADAEKFGDDRRSPLIEREEAKALTERDLLPNEAITVVLSEKGWIRHAKGHEVDCEGLSYKAGDSYLAHACGKSNQQVVLFGSDGRSYSLESHTLPSARGQGEPITGRLNITPGSSIRQLVMGEEDQLWLVGSDAGYGFVCKGSDLLSKNRSGKALVTLPENAEVMTPSAVLDLDNDDILAITNQGRMLMFPIKDLPQLGKGKGNKIINIPAAKAKSKEEVLSHLVALPKGVSLTLYAGKRKLGLKPSDLENFRGERGRRGGLLPRGLQRVTRIEIESSDSEIAPEQE, via the coding sequence ATGTCTACAGAAATTACCTACGATGGCGTCGAACAGTTGCCAATGCGCAAGTTCACTGAAGACGCTTATCTCAACTACTCGATGTACGTGATCATGGACCGTGCCTTGCCATACATTGGCGATGGCTTAAAACCGGTTCAGCGTCGCATCATTTATGCGATGTCAGAGCTCGGCCTGTCTGCATCAGCAAAATACAAAAAATCGGCGCGTACGGTTGGTGACGTGCTGGGTAAGTATCACCCGCACGGTGATTCTGCCTGTTACGAAGCCATGGTACTGATGGCACAGCCATTTTCTTACCGTTATCCGCTGGTGGATGGCCAAGGAAACTGGGGTGCGCCGGACGATCCGAAATCGTTCGCCGCGATGCGTTATACCGAAGCGAAACTGTCTAAATTTGCCGATGTACTGCTCGGCGAACTGGGTCAAGGCACGGTCGAGTGGCAAGCAAACTTTGATGGCACGATGAAAGAGCCGAAAATGTTGCCTGCGCGTTTGCCGCATATTTTGCTTAACGGCGTGACGGGCATTGCGGTGGGGATGGCGACCGATATACCACCACACAATGTGCGTGAAGTGGCGGACGCAACCATCCATTTGATTGACCATCCACAGGCTACGCTGCCTGATCTGATGCAGTTCGTCAAAGGGCCGGATTATCCAACCGAGGCAGAAATTACCTCACCAGCGTCAGATCTGGAGAAGATCTATCGCACTGGCCGAGGTAGCATCAAAATGCGCGCGGTATGGCATAAAGAGAGCGCTGATATCGTCATCACCGCGCTACCGCATCAGGTGTCTGGCGCCAAGCTACTTGAGCAGATCGCCGGGCAAATGCGCGCCAAAAAGCTGCCGATGGTCGAAGATTTACGTGATGAATCGGATCACGAAAACCCAACGCGCATCGTGATTGTGCCACGCTCTAACCGTGTTGATTGCGAACAACTGATGAACCATTTGTTTGCTTCAACTGACTTGGAGAAGAGCTACCGAGTAAACCTCAACATGATTGGCCTCGACAACCGTCCTCAGGTCAAAGGTTTAGTACAAATTCTGGCCGAATGGATTGAGTTTCGCCGCGAGACTGTTCGCCGCCGCTTGCAATATCGTCTGGACAAAGTGCTGGCGCGTTTGCACATCTTAGAAGGTTTGTTGATCGCGTATCTCAACATCGATGAGGTGATTGAGATCATTCGCACCGAAGATGATCCTAAAGCGGTGTTGATGGCGAGATTCGCCATTACCGATATTCAAGCTGACGCGATTCTGGATACCAAACTTCGTCACCTAGCGAAGCTCGAAGAGATGAAGATCCGCGGCGAGCAAGATGAGCTAGAAAAAGAACGCAAGAAGCTCGAAGAGTTACTTGGCTCTGAGCGCCGTTTGAATACGCTGCTGAAAAAAGAGATCAAAGCTGACGCCGAGAAATTCGGTGACGATCGCCGATCTCCGCTTATCGAACGTGAAGAAGCGAAAGCACTCACCGAGCGTGATTTGCTGCCGAATGAAGCGATCACTGTGGTGCTGTCGGAAAAAGGCTGGATCCGTCATGCCAAAGGACATGAAGTCGATTGCGAAGGGCTAAGCTACAAAGCGGGCGACAGTTATCTTGCTCATGCATGCGGTAAGAGCAACCAGCAAGTGGTGCTGTTTGGCTCGGATGGGCGCAGCTATTCGCTCGAGTCGCATACTTTACCGTCCGCGCGTGGGCAAGGTGAGCCGATTACAGGCCGACTCAACATCACGCCGGGTAGCAGTATTCGTCAATTGGTGATGGGAGAAGAGGATCAGCTGTGGCTGGTGGGTTCGGATGCGGGTTACGGTTTTGTCTGTAAAGGCAGTGACTTACTATCGAAAAACCGCAGTGGTAAGGCGCTCGTCACCTTGCCCGAAAATGCCGAAGTGATGACGCCATCGGCGGTGCTGGATCTGGATAATGATGACATCCTTGCCATTACTAACCAAGGGCGTATGTTGATGTTCCCGATCAAGGATTTGCCGCAGCTTGGTAAAGGCAAAGGCAACAAGATCATCAATATCCCCGCAGCCAAAGCCAAATCGAAAGAGGAAGTGTTGTCTCACCTTGTCGCGTTGCCAAAAGGGGTGTCATTAACCCTATATGCTGGCAAACGTAAACTGGGACTCAAACCGAGCGATCTGGAGAATTTCCGTGGTGAACGTGGTCGTCGTGGCGGCTTGCTACCGCGTGGTTTGCAGCGGGTCACTCGGATCGAAATTGAATCCTCCGACAGTGAGATTGCGCCAGAGCAAGAGTAA
- the cpdA gene encoding 3',5'-cyclic-AMP phosphodiesterase: MQHTTSDTSSIKLLQITDTHLFATDEGSLLSVKTLQSFQAVVEQVIQRQVAFDYVLATGDISQDHSAHSYQHFAKGIAPLQKPCFWLPGNHDYKPNMSSVLPSSQITAPEYVALGEHWQMVLLDSQVVGVPHGRLSDSQLALLEEKLASNPSKHTLILLHHHPLLVGSAWLDQHTLKDAEVFWEIVYRYPNVKGIVCGHVHQDMNRMHHGIRVMATPSTCVQFKPNSDDFALDNVSPGWRELQLHADGEITTQVQRLSAGSFLPDFTSSGY; encoded by the coding sequence TTGCAACATACAACCAGCGACACGAGCAGCATAAAGCTGCTGCAAATAACCGATACTCATCTGTTTGCGACCGATGAGGGCAGCTTATTAAGTGTCAAAACGCTTCAGAGTTTTCAGGCGGTCGTCGAGCAGGTCATACAGCGCCAAGTGGCGTTTGACTATGTACTGGCAACGGGCGATATCTCACAAGACCACAGCGCACACTCTTATCAGCATTTTGCTAAGGGCATAGCGCCGCTGCAAAAGCCGTGTTTCTGGTTGCCGGGAAACCACGACTATAAACCGAATATGTCGAGTGTGCTGCCTTCTTCGCAAATCACCGCGCCGGAATATGTTGCGTTGGGCGAGCATTGGCAGATGGTCTTGCTGGATTCTCAGGTGGTTGGCGTGCCTCATGGCCGTTTAAGTGACAGTCAACTGGCCTTGCTAGAAGAAAAACTGGCCAGCAACCCCAGTAAACATACCTTAATTTTACTGCATCACCATCCGCTGCTGGTAGGGAGCGCTTGGCTTGACCAACACACCTTGAAAGATGCTGAGGTATTTTGGGAGATCGTTTATCGCTATCCCAATGTCAAAGGCATTGTGTGCGGCCATGTGCATCAGGATATGAATCGCATGCACCACGGCATCCGCGTGATGGCCACGCCGTCAACCTGCGTTCAGTTTAAACCCAACTCTGATGATTTCGCTTTGGATAATGTCTCTCCCGGTTGGCGAGAGTTGCAGTTGCACGCCGATGGCGAGATCACGACCCAAGTCCAGCGTTTGAGTGCTGGAAGCTTTTTACCCGACTTTACTTCGAGTGGATATTGA
- the degS gene encoding outer membrane-stress sensor serine endopeptidase DegS, which yields MVNFLLRSILLGLMTAALVLLAVPSLRSKVLTTPLDPIPQDAATMQISFNQAVHNAAPAVVNIYSRKYVENDRSKLSTQGLGSGVIVSEKGYIITNYHVVALADQIVVALQDGRVAAAQLVGKDRRTDIAILRIEGSNFPVIPLNPNYKAKVGDVVLAIGNPYNLGQTTTFGIISATGRSSISADGRQAFIQTDAAINEGNSGGALVNTRGELVGINTASFQQATDMETYGISFAIPYLLADKIMQKIIADGRVIRGYIGIDGQDINAVTARLLGNEHIGGIVVLGVDPNGPAAKAGFQPQDIIISIDGNKIQGRQSVMDIVTDLRPGTTTNVGVIRKGQEITLQVTIAEDAREI from the coding sequence ATGGTGAACTTTCTTTTGCGTTCTATTTTATTGGGGCTGATGACAGCAGCATTGGTGTTGCTGGCGGTTCCCTCTTTACGCAGTAAAGTCTTGACCACCCCGTTAGATCCGATTCCTCAAGATGCCGCAACGATGCAAATCTCCTTTAACCAAGCCGTGCACAATGCTGCGCCAGCGGTAGTGAACATTTACAGCCGAAAATATGTAGAAAATGATCGCAGCAAGCTTTCCACCCAAGGATTGGGCTCTGGGGTGATTGTCAGCGAAAAGGGCTACATCATCACCAACTATCATGTCGTTGCGCTGGCGGATCAAATTGTGGTCGCTTTGCAAGATGGTCGGGTCGCCGCGGCTCAATTGGTGGGGAAAGACCGCCGCACCGACATCGCTATTTTGCGTATTGAAGGCAGCAACTTTCCGGTTATTCCGCTAAATCCCAATTACAAAGCCAAGGTCGGTGATGTCGTTTTGGCGATTGGCAACCCGTACAACTTAGGCCAAACCACCACATTTGGTATTATTTCTGCGACTGGCCGCTCTTCGATCAGTGCAGATGGCCGTCAGGCGTTTATTCAAACCGACGCCGCCATCAACGAAGGTAACTCTGGTGGCGCTTTGGTCAATACTCGCGGAGAGTTAGTCGGCATCAATACCGCCTCCTTCCAGCAAGCTACTGATATGGAAACCTACGGTATCTCTTTTGCTATTCCTTATTTGCTGGCTGATAAAATCATGCAAAAGATCATCGCTGATGGACGAGTCATTCGCGGCTACATTGGTATTGATGGACAAGACATCAACGCCGTCACCGCGCGTTTATTAGGAAATGAGCACATTGGCGGGATTGTGGTGCTAGGCGTGGATCCAAACGGACCAGCAGCCAAAGCAGGCTTTCAGCCACAAGACATCATCATCAGTATTGATGGCAATAAGATCCAAGGACGACAAAGCGTGATGGATATTGTCACCGATTTACGCCCAGGCACGACGACCAATGTTGGTGTGATTCGCAAGGGCCAAGAAATCACTCTGCAAGTGACCATCGCCGAAGATGCGCGGGAAATCTAA
- the nudF gene encoding ADP-ribose diphosphatase: MQQYDNKPGVFTPNDVDVQAKETLFKGFFKMVKYRFRHKLFAGGWSNVIEREMFERGHAAAMLPYDPVRDEVVLIEQIRVGALEHNHPWQMEIVAGMIDRDESAEEVVRREAEEEAGISVNNIHAIVSYYPSAGGCSEKLDVFIGEVDASKASGIHGLDYEDEDIRVHVMSRSQAYDLVREGKIENGASIIALQWLELNHLQLKSQWLEKG; this comes from the coding sequence ATGCAACAGTATGACAATAAACCCGGTGTTTTTACTCCCAACGATGTAGACGTGCAGGCCAAAGAGACCTTATTTAAAGGTTTCTTTAAAATGGTGAAATACCGATTTCGCCACAAACTGTTTGCTGGTGGCTGGAGTAATGTGATCGAACGCGAAATGTTTGAACGTGGTCATGCTGCTGCAATGCTGCCTTATGATCCTGTGCGCGATGAAGTGGTGTTGATTGAGCAGATCCGTGTCGGCGCCTTAGAGCACAACCATCCGTGGCAGATGGAAATCGTCGCAGGCATGATCGATCGCGACGAATCGGCTGAAGAGGTGGTACGTCGAGAAGCGGAAGAAGAAGCGGGTATCTCGGTCAACAATATCCACGCGATTGTCTCCTACTACCCTTCGGCGGGTGGATGCTCTGAAAAACTGGATGTTTTCATTGGTGAAGTTGATGCATCTAAAGCATCTGGCATTCATGGTTTAGACTATGAAGATGAGGATATTCGTGTTCACGTGATGAGCCGCTCGCAAGCGTATGATTTAGTAAGAGAAGGTAAAATCGAGAACGGTGCCTCAATTATCGCTTTGCAATGGTTAGAGTTAAATCACTTGCAGTTAAAGTCGCAGTGGTTGGAGAAGGGGTGA
- the parE gene encoding DNA topoisomerase IV subunit B: MTEQYNAGAIEVLNGLEPVRRRPGMYTDTTRPNHLGQEVIDNSVDEALAGHASKVQVILHADQSLEVIDDGRGMPVDIHPEEKVSGVELILCKLHAGGKFSNKNYQFSGGLHGVGISVVNALSKRVEVTVRRDGQVYEIAFEHGDKVSDLTVTGTCGRRNRGTSVHFWPDAKYFDSANFSVTRLVNNLRAKAVLCPGLEITFSDKVNNQEYQWRYQDGLKDYLFEGVKGYTLLPEEPFTGAFSAETEAADWAVIWLPEGGEMITESYVNLIPTAQGGTHVNGLRQGLLDAMREFCEFRNLLPRGVKLTGEDVFDRCAYVLSVKIQDPQFAGQTKERLSSRQTAAFVSGVVKDTFSLWLNEKPQLAEQLAEVCIANAHRRMRASKKVVRKKVASGPALPGKLTDCSVQDLNRTEIFFVEGDSAGGSAKQARDREFQAVMPLRGKILNTWEVSADQVLASQEVHDISVALGIDPDSDNLESLRYGKICILADADSDGLHIATLLCALFTRHFRALVEAGHIYVAMPPLYRIDCGKEVFYALDDAEKEGILERLSQKKAKINVQRFKGLGEMNPLQLRETTMDPNTRRLVQLTIDDSEATMEMMDMLLGKKRADDRRSWLQNNGDMAEV, from the coding sequence ATGACTGAACAATATAATGCTGGTGCCATTGAAGTACTGAATGGTCTTGAACCAGTACGTCGCCGACCAGGGATGTATACGGATACCACGCGCCCCAACCACTTAGGTCAAGAGGTGATCGACAACAGTGTCGACGAAGCGCTGGCCGGACATGCCTCCAAAGTACAAGTCATCTTGCATGCAGACCAATCACTGGAAGTGATCGACGACGGTCGCGGCATGCCTGTCGATATCCACCCGGAAGAAAAGGTCTCGGGCGTTGAGCTTATTCTCTGTAAGCTGCACGCTGGCGGTAAATTTTCCAATAAAAACTATCAGTTTTCCGGTGGTCTACACGGGGTAGGTATCTCGGTGGTCAACGCTCTGTCCAAACGGGTGGAGGTGACGGTACGTCGTGATGGTCAAGTCTACGAAATTGCCTTCGAACATGGTGACAAAGTTTCCGATCTTACCGTCACAGGCACGTGTGGTCGACGCAATCGTGGTACCAGTGTGCACTTTTGGCCAGACGCCAAATATTTTGATTCCGCTAATTTTTCCGTCACACGCCTTGTCAATAACTTGCGTGCTAAAGCGGTACTGTGCCCCGGATTAGAAATCACTTTCAGCGATAAAGTGAATAACCAGGAGTATCAGTGGCGGTATCAAGATGGGCTGAAAGACTACCTGTTTGAAGGCGTGAAAGGCTACACCTTGTTGCCCGAAGAGCCGTTTACCGGCGCTTTCTCGGCGGAAACTGAAGCCGCAGATTGGGCGGTCATTTGGTTGCCGGAAGGCGGTGAGATGATCACCGAAAGCTACGTTAACCTTATTCCAACGGCGCAAGGCGGCACGCATGTGAACGGCTTACGCCAAGGTTTATTGGACGCGATGCGTGAGTTCTGCGAGTTCCGCAATCTGCTGCCACGTGGGGTAAAATTGACGGGCGAGGACGTTTTTGACCGTTGTGCCTACGTCCTGTCGGTGAAGATACAAGACCCGCAATTTGCTGGCCAAACCAAAGAGCGTCTATCGTCTCGTCAAACCGCTGCGTTTGTCTCCGGTGTGGTGAAAGACACTTTCAGCCTTTGGCTCAACGAAAAGCCGCAGCTTGCTGAGCAACTGGCTGAAGTGTGTATTGCCAATGCCCACCGCCGCATGCGTGCCAGCAAAAAAGTGGTGCGTAAGAAGGTGGCCTCGGGCCCTGCGCTACCCGGCAAGCTGACCGACTGCTCGGTGCAAGATCTCAATCGTACCGAAATATTCTTTGTCGAAGGGGACTCGGCGGGCGGCTCTGCCAAGCAAGCGCGTGATCGTGAGTTCCAAGCAGTGATGCCGCTGCGCGGTAAGATTTTGAATACCTGGGAAGTTTCGGCCGATCAAGTACTGGCTTCACAGGAAGTGCACGACATTTCGGTTGCGCTGGGCATTGATCCCGACAGCGACAACTTAGAAAGCCTGCGCTACGGCAAAATCTGTATCCTCGCTGATGCGGACTCTGATGGGCTGCACATCGCGACACTGCTGTGCGCGCTGTTTACCCGTCATTTCCGCGCTCTAGTGGAAGCGGGCCATATCTATGTCGCCATGCCGCCGCTGTATCGTATCGACTGTGGTAAAGAGGTGTTCTACGCCCTCGATGATGCAGAAAAAGAGGGTATTTTGGAGCGCCTCAGTCAGAAGAAAGCCAAAATAAACGTACAACGCTTCAAAGGCTTGGGTGAAATGAACCCGCTGCAATTGCGTGAGACCACCATGGATCCGAATACGCGTCGTCTGGTGCAGCTCACCATTGATGATTCCGAAGCAACCATGGAAATGATGGATATGCTGCTGGGTAAGAAGCGTGCCGACGACCGTCGATCTTGGTTGCAAAACAACGGCGATATGGCAGAGGTTTAA